TCTCTTAGCTGTACTGAGATAACTGGTATTCTTTTTGAAAACAGACCTAGCATATGAAACCAAGTGCGTGCAACGACTACAATATATTTCTTTGTTAGTGAGGCATTCGGATATAAGGACTAATCATAGCCTCCTATATTTAAGTTACCATCTTTATTCTGAAGAACAGAACAACAGAAAATAGACAATGGTAGCAAAAGCCTCTTAAAATTTTCTGGGTATAAAAAAACTTTATGTTTTACCAAAACATCTGCTGGGAACTGACAAAAGGgaagtaaaaagaaattattatgatTGTTTTGTCTCTTGTTACTCTAAGCCCAATAGTGAATAGTTATTGCTTACCAATATAGAATGATTAtgtacattctttttttttctgcatgaACATCACAATCACGTTgaataatccccccccccaaaaaaaaaaaaaaataataatatgggtTTTTATACACTATAATTATATATTGGCCAAGCACATACTACATGACaagtaaatatttatctaaatatacatcTAAACGGCAATTTATTATTGGTATTGTGAGGATGTAAATGCATTGTAAATTCAAAATCGATGTATTCTTAAAAAACTtggtttggtatttttttttttccttttttttacggtATGTGAAGCCTCTCCTTGTCGaatctatattttcattaaaacaccattcatttttttttttttttagtaaaatagaGTTTTTGGTATATATAGCCTTTAAAAGGCTTAGAAAGAAGCGAATTATATGGGGAGAAGGGAAAATATCAGCTGACAAAAAGTACACAACAAGaagtaaatttaaatttatatattgtcaaaacaaaaaacaaataaacgaAAAATTAATCGATATGTCTATTAAAAATGATAGGGGAAAAGACATAGATTACAGAGAGGATAGGGAGGAGGGAAAAGGGATATATAGCTATTAGTTTTTGACAGTGACTACTTAAAGTTTGTTATACATTCATATGTTATATAAATTACTAAATTACAAAATAAGTATCTATTatctttctttatttaaaaaagatccactttcacttatatatatatatatatatatatatatatatatatatatatatatatatatatatatatatatatatatatatatatatatatatatatatatatatatatatatatatatatatatatatatatatatatatatatatacatatatatatatataaaatatatatatatatgtatatagatatcatacttgggatcgaaccctagccccttcaaatgaaagaccatgTCGCTTCCAGCCATTCCACCagaggctataaaagaagtcggaacctaactgctaatctgaagttcaagatttacctggcgaaacatcattctcttaccagcgagttttccccgacttcccggcccaccaggtgacaaaattgataatttttttgttgGAATTACCCCTATGGAGTCAaattggatgaaaatcaacacaatatcgtgttcaaatagaaataaatttctacatcatacttgggatcgaaccctacccccttcaaatggaaggccaggtcgcttccaacaatgccaccagaggctctaaaagaagttggaacctaactgctaatctggagttcaagatttacctggtgaaacatcattctcttaccagcgagttttccccgacttcctggcacACCAGGTGACAAAATATATAGCTTTATAGTTGGAAtcatccctaatgagtcaatatggattaaaataaacacaatatcgtgttcaaatagaaataaatttgtacctcatacttgggatcgaaagctagctcGTTcaaattatgtatgcatataaatatatatatatatatatatatatatatatatatatatatatatatatatatatatatatatatatatatattttatatatatatatatatatatatatatatataatatatatgtatatatgtatatatgtatatagatatagatatagatatagacatagagatatatatatatatatatatatatatatatatagatatatatatatatatatatatatatatatatatatatatatatatatatatatatatatatatatagatatatatatagagggatatATCTCAGTAATTCTCAACCTGTTTTTATCAATGGCACACTTAGGATCTTATAATAATATCACGGCACACttggaaaatttaagagaaaaaattaagagaatatatacttgtaaatatgaaATGGAACTACAGacttaagaaataaaacacttttaaatatgaacttaatttatttcagtgtttttcttaGAGTAAATTGTGAGGATGATTAGTGTGAAACTTGTGCCTGGTGTTTTTTGGCGACTTCCTCAATATTTGGTCGAATGTGTGATAAGCAGACCCTCATTTCTTCTTCAGTTGAGCGTAGTCTCTCTCGCTTCTTAGTTTTGATGTTATTTAGGGTTGAGAAGCCAAGTTCACATAAATAAGATGTAGAAAATTGCAACAAAAGAGATAAAACTTTTTTAGATAATGTGATATATTCCTCTTGAACAGATATCCAAAATGAGTCAATAGGTacagtagaatgttttatttttagatctCTGTCACTAGAGATGGTGGCCAGTTCCTCTTCTTCACACAACTGtaatccaatattagagggaatATTCATGAAAGGATTTCGAATCCAATCATACTTCTCTGTGCTCAGTGATAGAAAATAGTGGTCGATGTTTTCATCAAGCGCTGTCAGATGAGAAACAACAATAGGGATAATTTCTTTAATGCAAGTGGTACGCATTAAAGGAAACATATCAAAATTACCTGAGCTAACTTAGCTAACTTATCTGTTGAGGTCAGAATATTTTCATTTCTCCCTTGCATGCTactgtttgtgttgtttaattgaCCGAATATTTCTGTTAGGTATTCCAGTTTAGACATCCAAAGTTCACAACGAAGATGCTCACAGAATTTTCCCTGCTTTTCTTTGTCGAAAAATACGattaattccttgtgtaattcatgaACACGAGTTAATACCTTACCTTTCGATAGCCATCGAACTTCGGTATGCATTAGTAATCTAACATGCTGGGAGTCCATTCCTTTGCATAGTTGTTCAAATAATCTTGACTTCAAAGgcctacttttaatataatttactatttcaACAAGCTGGTGTAACACCAGTTTTAAATCTTCTTgtgatatttttgaaataaaaactTCTCTGTGTAAAAAGCAATGAGTACGAATAAGATCTGGGTTTTCTTTTTCTGCAAGAGATACAAATCCTTTAATACAGCCTGTCATACATGGGGCTCCATCAGTGCAAATGCCTACGCAAGATTTCCATGTTAAATTCATTTCTCTAAGGTAGTCAGTTATCACATCAAAAATATCTTGACCTCTAGTAGTAGTTGACATTCCTTTGCAACACAAAAACTGATTGATTATTTCACTGCCATCAATAAAACGTACAAATGCAAGCAAGTGACTAGTGTTGCTTATATCCGTGGACTCATCAACAGTTAATGCAAAAGTAGAATCCTGAAGTTTTTTCTgaacctttttttcaatattttcagataAAACTAAAATTCTCCTG
The nucleotide sequence above comes from Palaemon carinicauda isolate YSFRI2023 chromosome 2, ASM3689809v2, whole genome shotgun sequence. Encoded proteins:
- the LOC137620985 gene encoding protein FAM200A-like gives rise to the protein MPACKKIVKSMFGEKAEKEISKIPLSNDTIHRRILVLSENIEKKVQKKLQDSTFALTVDESTDISNTSHLLAFVRFIDGSEIINQFLCCKGMSTTTRGQDIFDVITDYLREMNLTWKSCVGICTDGAPCMTGCIKGFVSLAEKENPDLIRTHCFLHREVFISKISQEDLKLVLHQLVEIVNYIKSRPLKSRLFEQLCKGMDSQHVRLLMHTEVRWLSKGKVLTRVHELHKELIVFFDKEKQGKFCEHLRCELWMSKLEYLTEIFGQLNNTNSSMQGRNENILTSTDKLAKLAQLCEEEELATISSDRDLKIKHSTVPIDSFWISVQEEYITLSKKVLSLLLQFSTSYLCELGFSTLNNIKTKKRERLRSTEEEMRVCLSHIRPNIEEVAKKHQAQVSH